In the Gloeocapsa sp. PCC 73106 genome, one interval contains:
- a CDS encoding carbohydrate kinase family protein gives MENLACILVVGGANGEYLLELLENFEVGQKNLVDTQNLIGGGGVNYTLRLLNMGYPALPILPLGDDELGKKIQTELVIESQKVLRKTEVKDFISSPLFLDSQITTQLSTIAIQGDSRTIFTEKPLGVETFKEHIEKQLNSVVKPLLIECIVICDIHADNGDLYPDNQGKCTEYLINSFQDNAFIYANFGRSQINLGYQFWQPMLAKLSILQLNIKELKTLFGADYQSLALTVETLIKDKINALITLDKFGSIGVYWREPTRIIFAHPYPLNEVRDTTGAGDAFGAGIVSQLYTKRNFSWLDFYDAIAEARVWSAYACTQLGGGANCPNPEELYQMFTPNNLGMEVRNQDSIRTILDLLDKIYE, from the coding sequence ATGGAAAACTTAGCTTGTATTTTAGTAGTAGGTGGTGCTAATGGGGAATATCTACTAGAGTTACTGGAAAACTTTGAAGTTGGACAAAAAAACTTAGTTGATACCCAAAACTTAATAGGTGGTGGTGGAGTAAATTATACCCTTAGATTGCTCAATATGGGCTATCCAGCGTTGCCAATTTTACCTTTGGGTGATGATGAATTGGGAAAGAAAATTCAAACTGAGTTAGTAATAGAATCTCAGAAAGTACTGAGAAAAACGGAGGTTAAAGATTTTATTAGTTCTCCCTTATTTTTGGATTCTCAAATTACAACCCAACTGTCAACGATCGCTATTCAAGGAGATAGCCGCACTATTTTTACTGAAAAACCCCTTGGGGTAGAAACGTTTAAAGAACATATAGAAAAGCAGCTCAATAGTGTAGTTAAACCTCTGTTAATTGAATGTATCGTTATCTGTGATATTCATGCTGATAATGGGGATCTTTATCCTGATAATCAAGGTAAATGCACGGAATATCTAATTAATTCTTTTCAAGATAATGCTTTTATTTATGCTAATTTTGGCAGGAGTCAAATTAATTTAGGTTATCAATTTTGGCAACCAATGTTAGCTAAGCTTAGTATATTACAACTCAATATTAAAGAACTAAAAACACTCTTTGGTGCTGATTATCAAAGTTTAGCGCTTACCGTAGAGACTTTAATTAAAGATAAGATAAATGCTTTAATAACTCTAGATAAATTTGGCTCGATTGGAGTGTATTGGCGAGAACCAACTAGGATTATCTTTGCTCATCCCTATCCTTTAAATGAAGTTAGAGATACTACTGGAGCTGGGGACGCTTTTGGTGCAGGAATCGTTTCTCAACTCTATACAAAACGTAACTTTTCTTGGTTGGATTTTTACGACGCGATCGCTGAAGCTAGAGTATGGTCAGCTTACGCTTGTACTCAGTTAGGAGGAGGGGCTAACTGTCCCAATCCAGAGGAATTATACCAGATGTTCACACCCAATAATTTAGGGATGGAGGTACGCAACCAAGACTCAATCCGAACTATTTTAGATTTATTGGATAAAATTTATGAGTAA